One Prunus dulcis chromosome 8, ALMONDv2, whole genome shotgun sequence DNA window includes the following coding sequences:
- the LOC117637656 gene encoding transcription factor MTB3, which translates to MGEKFWVNEEDRVMVESVLGTEACQFLTSLVSENVLTDLVRPPGKLGVQQGLSQLVKGSNWNYAIFWQVVGSKSGGSALIWGDGHCRDTKDGGVAGENSSLDGSFEGVQKKEEVKKWVLEKLHTCFGGLDEGYARRLDGVSDVEMFYLTSMYYAFQLDSHSGPGESYKSGKSIWVSDVGGCLHHYQSRSYLARLAGFQTVVFVPMKSGVVELGSVKANPEEQNLVNMVRNLFGESSTVQAKAFPMIFGRELSLGGPKSQSINIAFSPKIEEDSTFPPESFELQSVGTSNGCQSEDSEVKLFPQLNQMMVGGFSAPTIVSSLELPKDESSAQIDERKPRKRGRKPANGREEPLNHVEAERQRREKLNQRFYALRAVVPNISKMDKASLLGDAITYITDLQMKIRVMETENQMGNNNQKQFPVPEIDFQERHEDAVVRMNCPLDSHPVSEVIKTLREHKIVAQESNVSITDNDKVIHTFSIPTQGGDAEQLKEKLVASLSK; encoded by the coding sequence aTGGGAGAGAAATTTTGGGTGAATGAAGAAGACAGGGTCATGGTGGAGTCAGTACTAGGTACTGAAGCATGCCAGTTCTTGACCTCTCTGGTTTCTGAAAATGTGTTGACAGACTTGGTTAGGCCGCCTGGTAAATTGGGTGTGCAGCAGGGGCTGTCCCAGCTCGTCAAAGGATCCAATTGGAATTATGCCATTTTCTGGCAGGTTGTCGGCTCGAAATCTGGTGGATCTGCCTTGATTTGGGGTGATGGACATTGCAGAGACACAAAGGATGGCGGAGTTGCAGGAGAGAATTCTAGTTTGGATGGCAGTTTTGAGGGAGTGCAGAAGAAAGAGGAGGTGAAAAAGTGGGTGCTTGAGAAGCTCCATACATGTTTTGGTGGTTTGGATGAGGGTTATGCTAGGAGGTTGGATGGGGTGTCAGATGTGGAAATGTTTTACCTCACTTCAATGTATTATGCATTTCAACTTGATTCACACAGTGGTCCTGGGGAGTCGTACAAGTCCGGTAAATCAATTTGGGTTTCAGATGTGGGTGGTTGTTTACACCATTACCAGTCAAGATCATATTTAGCAAGATTGGCCGGGTTCCAAACAGTGGTGTTTGTACCTATGAAATCAGGAGTTGTTGAGCTTGGTTCAGTCAAAGCAAATCCAGAAGAACAGAATCTAGTAAATATGGTCAGAAATTTATTTGGTGAATCTAGTACTGTTCAGGCAAAGGCATTTCCAATGATTTTTGGACGCGAGCTCAGTCTTGGTGGTCCAAAATCACAATCAATCAATATTGCCTTTTCCCCAAAGATAGAGGAAGATTCTACATTTCCTCCAGAGTCATTTGAATTACAATCAGTAGGTACTTCAAATGGATGTCAAAGTGAGGATAGTGAAGTAAAACTTTTTCCGCAATTGAACCAAATGATGGTTGGGGGTTTCAGTGCTCCTACAATAGTTTCAAGTTTGGAGCTGCCTAAGGATGAGTCCTCAGCACAAATTGATGAGCGGAAACccagaaagagagggagaaagcCTGCCAATGGGAGAGAAGAACCATTGAATCATGTGGAAGCAGAGCGGCAGAGGCGCGAGAAGCTTAACCAGAGGTTCTATGCACTAAGAGCTGTTGTTCCTAACATTTCGAAGATGGACAAAGCCTCTCTTCTTGGTGATGCCATTACTTATATCACTGATCTCCAGATGAAGATCAGGGTCATGGAAACTGAAAACCAGATGGGAAACAATAATCAAAAGCAGTTTCCGGTTCCAGAGATTGATTTTCAGGAACGACATGAGGATGCAGTTGTGAGGATGAACTGCCCATTGGATTCTCACCCAGTTTCTGAAGTCATCAAAACTCTTAGGGAACACAAAATTGTGGCTCAAGAGTCTAATGTTTCAATAACAGACAACGATAAGGTTATTCATACATTCTCCATTCCAACTCAAGGTGGTGATGCCGAGCAGTTAAAGGAGAAGCTGGTGGCCTCTCTTTCAAAATGA